In Phosphitispora fastidiosa, the genomic stretch GGTTCTTGAGGAATGAGCGCTGAAATTAAGAAAAATAACAATGAGCTGGCGCAAAAGTGGGAAAAGTCGGAGATTACCCTGGCCGGATATGCGGCACAGAGGCATGTTCCCTTGGGCGGCACCTTTGAATTAACCCCGCGATGCAACCTGAGCTGCAAGATGTGTTACGTCAGGCTGGATAACCGGCAGATGGAGCAGATAGGCAGAGAGAGAACGGCAGCTGAATGGATTGCCCTGGCCAAAGAGGCCGTCAAGGCCGGGACGTTGAATTTGCTGGTTACCGGGGGGGAGCCCCTGCTGCGGGAGGATTTTGCCGAGATATATACCGCCCTGACGATGATGGGCTTTGTGATTACGTTAAATACCAATGCTACCCTGATAACCCCGGAGATACTCAAGCTATTTAAGAAATACCCGCCCACGGCAACAAATGTGACCTTATATGGGGCTGGCCCGCAGACGTATCAGTCAGTTTGCGGCAATCCGGAAGCCTTTGACGCCACTGTCAGAGGTCTGGAAATGCTCACAGAGGTTGCCACGGCGCTGGAAGTCCGCACTACCTTCATCCGTGACAATATGCATGAATTGGATGCCCTGCGTGCCATAGCCAACAGATACACCAAACGCTTTGGGATTAATGTAACGGTGAATAAGGCTGTGCGCGGAGCATGTTCTGATGTGGAAGGCTGCCGGCTGACACCGGCTCAGATGTTTGATCTTGATGAGGCTAATGCGGCATACTACCGGGCGCTTAACAGTGACACGGAAGCTGCACTTGAAAGGAATATGGAGACAGATAACTTTGTGCAGGTAAAGGAATACGGGTTTGACCTGCCACCCAAAATCATTACCTGCCTGGCGGCAAAATCCATGTACTGGATAACCTGGGATGGCAAAATGCTGCCCTGTGGTTCATTTGTCACTCCCTTTACCCTGCCATTTGAAGAGGGTTTCCGGCAGGCTTGGGACCGCCTGCCAACCCTGTTTGAAGACATATTACTTCCGGAGGAATGCCAAAAATGCGAATATGCCAATGGCAGATGTGCCAACTGTCCGGCCATTCTGCAAACGGAAACCGGGTCTTTTCACCGGATTTCTCCATATATTTGTGAGGTCGCCAAAGAGAGAGCAAAACGGTCTGAGAAATATTCAAGAATTTTGTGAAAATTAATGCTGGACAAGATTCATAAAATATGGTAGTTTTATTTTAAGTAGTATTTATTGCTATTTGGTATTATATGGTATTATTTTGGCAGTGAGGTGATAAATTATGAAAAAAGAATATTGCAAACCTGAGCTTGATGTGAAAGCCTATGCCCAATTCGAAAATGTTTTCACCAAATGTAATAAAGGTAATGACGGACCACAAAAATGTTCGTTTATTCCCGGTTGGCCACCCAATGATGAAGAGTGGGCAGCTTTTGGCGCTAATGCAGGTTCATAATTACAGCCAGGCACACAATTGTGTGCTTCTTTTCTTTTACCATAGATAGTTGGGGGAGGACCTCTTGACGAAATACTGTATTTCTGATTTGATTCTTGAAATAGCTGCCCCGGAGTGGACTCTGCATGACAACCTTAAGCTCTTTTCGTGCCGGCACGGCGATCCTGATGTCTGCTGCAGGGTTGAATTTAAAAAACGTCCGCA encodes the following:
- a CDS encoding radical SAM protein, encoding MSAEIKKNNNELAQKWEKSEITLAGYAAQRHVPLGGTFELTPRCNLSCKMCYVRLDNRQMEQIGRERTAAEWIALAKEAVKAGTLNLLVTGGEPLLREDFAEIYTALTMMGFVITLNTNATLITPEILKLFKKYPPTATNVTLYGAGPQTYQSVCGNPEAFDATVRGLEMLTEVATALEVRTTFIRDNMHELDALRAIANRYTKRFGINVTVNKAVRGACSDVEGCRLTPAQMFDLDEANAAYYRALNSDTEAALERNMETDNFVQVKEYGFDLPPKIITCLAAKSMYWITWDGKMLPCGSFVTPFTLPFEEGFRQAWDRLPTLFEDILLPEECQKCEYANGRCANCPAILQTETGSFHRISPYICEVAKERAKRSEKYSRIL